Genomic window (Jeotgalibaca ciconiae):
CATTTTGAAGAGCTGCTGAGAAATTCTAAAGTATCTGTATTAAGTATTTCTGGAAGTTTGCCAAAAGGATTGACAGCCGATGTCTATAGAAAAATTATTTCCATAGCAAATCAACAAGGAATCCTGGTAATTTTGGATACATCGGGAAGTACCCTGCAAAGCATACTGGATGATCCAACCATAAAACTGGCGGCAATCAAGCCGAATCGAGATGAATTAAGTGCAATCGAGGGGCAGGCTTTGTCCGACAACCCGGAAGACTGGAAAGAAATCCTCCAGTCCCCTCGCTACCAGAACTGCGAATGGGTTATCGTTTCAATGGGAAGCAAGGGAGCTTTTGCCAAGTATAAACAGGATTTTTATTTAGTAGAAATACCTGCCATAAAAGTAGTGAACCCGGTCGGATCGGGGGATGCCACAGTCGCTGGCATTGCGAAAGCGCTCGATGAGCGGCTGTTGCCGGCTGAATTACTCAAATCGGCTATGACAGCTGGGATGTTAAACACCATGGAAGAGAGTACAGGTTCTGTAAACCCCAATCTTTTTGATGGTTATTATGACCAAGTCCAAGTA
Coding sequences:
- a CDS encoding hexose kinase, with protein sequence MLLTVTMNPSVDISYQLDSFLLDDVNRVEQASKTAGGKGLNVTRVAHMLGMDVTATGVLGGTIGTFITNQLTADDIKHDFYKIDQESRNCIAILHEGRQTEILESGPNLTEEESRGFLKHFEELLRNSKVSVLSISGSLPKGLTADVYRKIISIANQQGILVILDTSGSTLQSILDDPTIKLAAIKPNRDELSAIEGQALSDNPEDWKEILQSPRYQNCEWVIVSMGSKGAFAKYKQDFYLVEIPAIKVVNPVGSGDATVAGIAKALDERLLPAELLKSAMTAGMLNTMEESTGSVNPNLFDGYYDQVQVTKQ